One Skermanella pratensis genomic window, TCCGGGGCACTCCGCCGCATCGGCTTGTTTAAGCAGCCGTAAGCGGCAACTTTGCGCCATGACCCTGGCGGCCGCCATTCCCTTGCCTGGAGCGAGTTCGTGAAAGCAGGACGACTGCAGACCATCTGCCGCCATGTGCTGGAACGCTGGGTGACGCTGGTCTGCCGCTGGCCCGCCGCAACCGTCCTGCTCTCGCTGCTCGTCGCGGGGGTGGCCGGCTGGTACGCCTCGACCCATCTGGGGATCAATACCAGCACGACGGACATGATCTCTCCGGATGTCCCGTTCCGGCAACATACCGAAACCTACCGCAAGGCATTTCCCTTCATCGACGACCAGATCGTCGTGGTGGTCGACGCGGGCGGGCCGGAGCGTGCGGATGCGGCGGCCCTTCGGCTGGCGGAACTGCTGCGGCAGCGCACCGACGTCCTTCATGGCGTCGAGGTACCCTCGGCCGACCCCTATTTCGACCGCTACGGCCTGCTGTTCCTCAAACCCGAAGCGCTTCAGGACTTGGCCACCCGGCTGGCCGGCGCCCAGGCCGCTCTCGGGCTACTGAGCACCGATCCGTCGCTGGGCGGACTGGCTGACATGCTTGATCTCGTGCTCGGACGTGTCGAGGAAGGGGCGCCCGCCGAGCTGCGCCGGCTGCTCGACGCCATGGCGAGCGCCACGGAACAGGTTGCGGAAGGCCGGCCGGGCCATCTGTCGTGGACCGGCCTGGTGGCGGGCGACGGAATGGGCAGGCTGGGGAACCGGCGCTTCGTGCTCGTGCGGCCGGTGGTGGACAATGCCACCCTGGCACGCGGCCGTCCCGCCCTGGACGCGGTGCGCGCCGCCATCGCGGACCTGCAGCGGGAGGAGTCCGGCCAGGGCGTCACCGCACGGGTGACCGGAACCGTGGCGCTACGCCAGACCGAGCTGGACACGGTCGCGGCCGGGGCCACCATCGCCAGCGTGCTTTCGTTCCTCCTCGTCTCGCTGGTGCTTATCGTCGGCATCCGATCCGTCCGGATGATCGGCGCCATCCTCCTCACCCTGGTCGTCGGCCTGCTCTGGACGTCCGGCATCGCGGCCCTGACGGTCGGCCAACTCAACCTGATCTCGGTGACCTTCGCCGTGATGTTCTTCGGCCTGGGCGACGACTTCGGCGGTCATCTGGGCCTGCGTTACCAGGAGGAACTGGTTGCGGGCGGATCGGACGGATCGGGGGGCACGCCGGCGCGGCTCGCCGCCGAACGCGCCACCGTCGCGGTCGGTCCCGCGCTGACGCTCAGCGCCCTGTGTGCCGCCATCGGGTTCGTCTCGTTCGTACCGACCGACTACAGGGGGCTCGCGGAATTCGGCATCATCTCGGGCCTGGGCATGGGAGTCGCGCTGTTCACCAGTGTGACGGTACTGCCGGCGCTGCTGACGCTGCTGAGCCCCGGACCAGGTACCCGTGCGGAGGTCCGCGAGAACTTCGCCTTCGCCGGCTGGATCGACCGCAACAGCAGGGGAATCCTCGCCGTTGGCGGCTTGGCGTTCCTGGCCGCCGCCGCTTTGCTGCCGCATGCCCGGCTGGACGCCAACCCCTTGAACCTCCAGGACGAGACGGCCGAAGCCGTACGGACCTACCGGGATCTGGCGAACTCCCCCGATACGTCGCCCTACGGCGTCAACATCCTGGCGGACGACCTCGACTCCGCCAATGCCGCCGCGGAACGGCTGCGGGGCCTGCCCGGCGTCGGTCAGGTCCGAACCGCCTCCAGCTACATTCCATCGCAACAGGACGAGAAGCTGGCGACCATCGGCGATCTTGCCCTGATCCTGGCCCCCAGCCTCTCGGCCCCGCGCATCCCACCTCCCGGAGATCCCGTCGAAGCGCTGGAACGCCTGCGGGCAAGCCTGTCGCAGCACGGGGACCTGCCTGAAACCCGCCGCTTCGCCGAGGCGGTTGCGCGGCTGCCGGTGGAAACGGAAGTGGCGGCTGCCCTGGACCGCGCGCTGACCGGCAGCCTGCCCGCCCTTCTCGACAGGCTCGCCCAAGGTCTGGAGGCGGAGCGTCCCGCCACTCTGGAAGATCTGCCGCCGTCGCTGCTGCGCCGCTGGATCGCCGACGACGGACGGGCGCGGATCGAGGTCCTGCCGGACCGGGACATCTCCGACAGCAGGGCAATGGCCGCCTTCGCCGACCCGATCCTGGCGGCGGAACCCACTGCCGTCGGCGCCCCCGTGACCGTCACGGAGGCGAGCCGTATCATCCTGGCCTCCTTCGGCCAAGCGGTCGCGGTATCGCTCGGCGCAATCGTGCTGCTGCTGATCGCCGTCCAGGGCAGTGCCACCGGCATCGCGCTCATCCTGGCACCGCTGATCGTCGCCTCGATCTATACCCTCGCGGCGTCGGTGCTGCTCGGCATGCCGTTCAACTTCGCCAACATCATCGTGATCCCGCTGCTGTTCGGGTTGGGCGTGTCGAGCAGCATCCATATGGTCATGCGCGGCCAGGATCTGCTGGGCGCGCGGACCCCCGGCCGGCGCTTCGGCGTCGACCTGCTGGTCACCAGCACGCCGCGGGCCGTCCTGCTGACGGCGCTGACCACCAGCACCGCCTTCGCCACGCTCGCGGTGTCGAACCACCATGGCCTGTCGAGCATGGGCATCCTGCTCGCTATCGCCATTCTCGCCACGGTCGTCTGTGCCCTGGTCCTGTTGCCGGCGCTGATGATTCAATTGGAACGGATGAGACGATGATCGCCTTCATCACCCGAACCGCCCTTTGCCTCCTGCTCCTCGTGACCACCGGGGCGGCGCGTGCGGACCGGCCGTCCGACCCGGTCACCCGGCTCAACGACGGCATCCTGACCCTCATGCGCGCCGCCGAATCCGGCGTCCCGGCCGGCTCCCGGATCCGGGACTTCGAGAGTGTGGTCCGGCGGAGCTTCGACCTGGAAACGTCGCTGCGCGTCGCCGCTCCCGGTTACGACCGGGCGCCTGAGCCTGAACGCCGCGCGCTCCTCGACGCCTTCGCCCGCCGAAACGCCGCCCAGTATGTCCGCCGCTTCGACGGTTATTCCGGCGAGACCATCGAGATCACCGGCGAACGAGCCGGGCCGCGCAGCACGACCCTGGTAGAAACCCGCCTGCTGCGTCCGGGAGGCAACCCTGTCGTCCTCACCTACGTCCTGCGCGAGACAGGAGGCCGCTGGGGCATCGTGGACGTCCTGCTGAACGGCAGCGTCAGCCAACTGGCGGTCCAGCGCTCCGACTTCGCGGCGACCCTACGCTCCGGTGGCATCCCCGCCCTGACCCGCGAATTCAATGCATACGCGGATGGCGTGGCCGGGTAATGATGAACAGCCTCTTCAAGCCGGCCGAGTAGACAGAAAGTCGATATACAAGCCCCTGCAGGTTGATTCCTGATCCGTACACCAACCTTATACATCCTGCGGAGCGGGCGGGAAAAATTTACGAGGATCTTGGCATCGACGTCCAGTTTCGGCGAGGTAGCAAGCAACCTGATATACAGTTTTGACAGTACCTCTGTATTCGCGGACAGTTTGCTGAGCATAAAGGCACTGGCGATAACCTCCTGGCCAACCACAAGGTAGCCGCCCTTTATGTAGGGGTACTCGGAAGGTCTAAATTCTCTCATCTTTTCCAACTCATCGAACAGGAGCAGAATGAATATCGCCATCCTGTAATGGTGACGTTTCTATATTTGATAATGTATGTATTGATTGGTAACGCCTTACCATGCATGCCATCTGCCGCTATCGGAGGAGCCTGACAAATGTCGTGCAGTAACAAACAAAGTAGCGCCAAGGCACCGACTCCTCATGGACTGCCATTATTTAGTGATCCTCCTTAGTATTACAGCCGGTCTCTTTTGACCGACATGAGGCGCTGAGTTGGTTGTTGAGCATGGATCCGGAGGGAGGATCCTAGCATGACCACACTTGTCGAGGTTGAGGGATGGACCAGCGCGTTGGAAAAGCTGGTCGGGGGCTTGGCGTCGCGGTTTTGCCGGGAAGCTGGAGTGCGCCGCGCTTTGAGCTACCTGCACGGGCTTCTGGCGCCGCTGGAGCGGAAGAATGGTTGGCACTTGGCCGAAGCGGCCGGGGATGTTTCGCCGGCGGCGATGCAGGATTTTCTGACCCGCACCCGCTGGGACGCCGATGCGGTGCGCGACGATCTCCGCGATTATGTTGTCAAGCATCTGGGCGATGGGAAGGCGGTTCTGGTCCTCGATGAGAGCGGCTTCCTCAAGAAGGGAACCTGCTCGGTCGGCGTGAAGCGCCAGTACTCCGGCACCGCCGGCCGCATCGAAAATTGCCAGGTGGCTGTCTTCCTCGGCTATGCCAGCTGCCATGGCCACGCACTGATCGACCGCGCCCTTTACCTGCCCGAGGAGTGGGCGACGGATGACGAGCGGCGGTGGAAGGCCGGGGTTCCCGAGACCGTCGCCTTCGCCACCAAGCCGAAGCTCGGCCGGGCAATGCTGGAGCGCGCCATCGCGGCGGGTGTCCCGTGCGCGTGGGTGACGGCCGACAGCGTGTATGGGGGCGACTACGCGCTGCGGCTGTGGCTGGAGCGCCAGCCGATCGGCTACGTCCTGGCGGTGACCAGCAAACAGCGCGCGCCGTCCGGCTTCGATACTGTCAAGGAACGCGCCGCGACGCGCTTCGGGACCGGGGATTGGCAGCGACTGAGCGCCGGCGATGGCGCCAAGGGACCACGCCTGTACGACTGGGCCTACGGGGAGTATCCTTCTCTTCAGCCTGGATGGAACCGTGGCCTGCTGGTCCGCCGTTCCCTTACCGAACCGGACAAGCTCACGTATTACCTGACCTTCGCCCCCGAGAACACGCCGGTCAGCACCCTGGTGAATGTCGCGGGAACCCGGTGGACCATTGAATCCTGCTTCGAAGCGGCCAAGGGCGAGGTCGGGCTGGACCAGTACGAGGTCCGCACCTGGACGGCCTGGCACCGACATGTCACGCTCGCCATGCTGGCCCTGGCGTTCCTGACCGTCGTGCGAGCGGCGGCCATCGGGGGGACCGGACACTGTCGATCTTCAGGCCGACCTGCTGCCGCTCACCGTTCCGGAGATCCGCACCCTCCTCGCCAGTCTCGCCGGCCCGCCAAGCCCCGGTCCTACCGCGGCTATCGCCTGGTCACTCTGGCGACGACGACATCAGCAACGCGCTCGCCGCTGCCACTGGAGGCGTCATACCCAAACCGATAAAGACCGGCTGTAATATTAGAGCGTCTAACAAAACCTTGATGAGAGGCTGGCGCCGCCTATCTGAAGGGCATGGCGAAACCCCTTGTCAGCGATGAGCTGTGGGCGGTCGTGGCGCCGCTGTTGCCGTCCCGTCCGCCCCGTCCGAAAGGTGGTCGGCCGCCGGTCGATGACCGGGCGGCGCTGACCGGCATCCTGTTCGTGTTGAAAAGTGGCATTCCGTGGGAGATGCTGCCGCAAGAGATGGGCTGTGGCTCGGGCATGACCTGCTGGCGGCGGTTGCGCGACTGGCAGTCCGCGGGGGTCTGGGAGACGTTGCACCACGTTCTTCTGGACCGGCTGGGCAAGGCCAACGCGATCGACTGGAGCCGGGCGGCGCTGGACAGCGCCAGCGTCCCGGCAAAAAGGGGGGCCGGGAGACCGGGCCGAACCCGACCGACCGCGGCAAGCCGGGCTCCAAGCGCCACGTCGTCATCGACGCCAATGGCATC contains:
- a CDS encoding MMPL family transporter, whose amino-acid sequence is MKAGRLQTICRHVLERWVTLVCRWPAATVLLSLLVAGVAGWYASTHLGINTSTTDMISPDVPFRQHTETYRKAFPFIDDQIVVVVDAGGPERADAAALRLAELLRQRTDVLHGVEVPSADPYFDRYGLLFLKPEALQDLATRLAGAQAALGLLSTDPSLGGLADMLDLVLGRVEEGAPAELRRLLDAMASATEQVAEGRPGHLSWTGLVAGDGMGRLGNRRFVLVRPVVDNATLARGRPALDAVRAAIADLQREESGQGVTARVTGTVALRQTELDTVAAGATIASVLSFLLVSLVLIVGIRSVRMIGAILLTLVVGLLWTSGIAALTVGQLNLISVTFAVMFFGLGDDFGGHLGLRYQEELVAGGSDGSGGTPARLAAERATVAVGPALTLSALCAAIGFVSFVPTDYRGLAEFGIISGLGMGVALFTSVTVLPALLTLLSPGPGTRAEVRENFAFAGWIDRNSRGILAVGGLAFLAAAALLPHARLDANPLNLQDETAEAVRTYRDLANSPDTSPYGVNILADDLDSANAAAERLRGLPGVGQVRTASSYIPSQQDEKLATIGDLALILAPSLSAPRIPPPGDPVEALERLRASLSQHGDLPETRRFAEAVARLPVETEVAAALDRALTGSLPALLDRLAQGLEAERPATLEDLPPSLLRRWIADDGRARIEVLPDRDISDSRAMAAFADPILAAEPTAVGAPVTVTEASRIILASFGQAVAVSLGAIVLLLIAVQGSATGIALILAPLIVASIYTLAASVLLGMPFNFANIIVIPLLFGLGVSSSIHMVMRGQDLLGARTPGRRFGVDLLVTSTPRAVLLTALTTSTAFATLAVSNHHGLSSMGILLAIAILATVVCALVLLPALMIQLERMRR
- a CDS encoding ABC transporter substrate-binding protein, with translation MIAFITRTALCLLLLVTTGAARADRPSDPVTRLNDGILTLMRAAESGVPAGSRIRDFESVVRRSFDLETSLRVAAPGYDRAPEPERRALLDAFARRNAAQYVRRFDGYSGETIEITGERAGPRSTTLVETRLLRPGGNPVVLTYVLRETGGRWGIVDVLLNGSVSQLAVQRSDFAATLRSGGIPALTREFNAYADGVAG
- a CDS encoding IS701 family transposase, translating into MTTLVEVEGWTSALEKLVGGLASRFCREAGVRRALSYLHGLLAPLERKNGWHLAEAAGDVSPAAMQDFLTRTRWDADAVRDDLRDYVVKHLGDGKAVLVLDESGFLKKGTCSVGVKRQYSGTAGRIENCQVAVFLGYASCHGHALIDRALYLPEEWATDDERRWKAGVPETVAFATKPKLGRAMLERAIAAGVPCAWVTADSVYGGDYALRLWLERQPIGYVLAVTSKQRAPSGFDTVKERAATRFGTGDWQRLSAGDGAKGPRLYDWAYGEYPSLQPGWNRGLLVRRSLTEPDKLTYYLTFAPENTPVSTLVNVAGTRWTIESCFEAAKGEVGLDQYEVRTWTAWHRHVTLAMLALAFLTVVRAAAIGGTGHCRSSGRPAAAHRSGDPHPPRQSRRPAKPRSYRGYRLVTLATTTSATRSPLPLEASYPNR
- a CDS encoding IS5 family transposase (programmed frameshift), whose amino-acid sequence is MAKPLVSDELWAVVAPLLPSRPPRPKGGRPPVDDRAALTGILFVLKSGIPWEMLPQEMGCGSGMTCWRRLRDWQSAGVWETLHHVLLDRLGKANAIDWSRAALDSASVPGKKGGRETGPNPTDRGKPGSKRHVVIDANGIPLAVTLSAANVHDSRMLEATVDAIPAIRQCAGRPRRRPAKLHADKGYDFSRCRRALRRRAIIPRIARRGIENSERLGRHRWKVERTLAWFARFRRISVRYERRIDIFAAFNHLAAALITFRFVERWLC